Within the Criblamydia sequanensis CRIB-18 genome, the region GCTAATATTTAATTAAGCCTGTCGTACGCTAATTGTGGTTTTCTTAAAGTTCTTTCAAAACTTGCTTAGGCTCTTGTAGCCTTGGAGTTTTCTACTTGTTACGGAAGGTAGACAACATTCAACCTAAAGAAAAAAAAGAAGTGATAGAGGTGCCTTAAGGTGTAGTAGCTACGTCCGCATTTTTTTAAGAAGTCATCTATCTTGGCTAATATTTAATTAAGCCTGTCGTACGCTAATTGTGGTTTTCTTAAAGTTCTTTCAAAACTTGCTTAGGCTCTTGTAGCCTTGGAGTTTTCTACTTGTTACGGAAGTTAGACATCATTCTCTTGGGTGTGTGTGCAAGTTCCGGCCAACATTCCACGGTTTGATTAAATCATTTATTTTAGTTGAGTTTGATATCATTAATAGTATGAACAAGTTCGAAAAATTAATAAAAATAATTCTTGAAGGTAGAGAAACTTCTAAGAGTACTACATCATTAAAGAAATGAATTACCAGTTGTCTGTACTGATGCAGAAAGCTTAGATGAGGACAAAGAAAGCTTTATTCCCGCCTTGAGTTGTGCACTACTGGTGCAGTGAAAGGCATATTCTGCAGTAAATTCCAGTAGCAATTTATACGGAAAGTCTTTAATATCATACCTATAGCAGTTTGAAAGAGCTGGTTAAGTCTGTTTTTCCCCTCACTCATAACCATTTTGGTTCCTGGTTCGAGTTCGGATTACCCCACTTCTTTAAGCTCGTGTAATCACAAGCAATTATTTGACTTAAGATCTACACCATTTTTTTCATTAATATTTTTTTTGAAATCAAAATATGTGCCCGGAAATTAAACCAAAATCTCCCTTTTGATACTTTTTCTTGAGCCTATTCATTATACTATGATCAATAAAGTGTCCCCTCCCATTTTAGTAGAAAATAGCCAAAAACGAGTTCTAGATAATACAATATACTATTTAGAACACTATCTTAAACCGGATAGAAAATGGGGCAAAAACACCACTCCAAAACAGAGAATTGATCTTATAAGGAATGCCGATGTCAATTGGCAAACCGTTTGCTGTCATATCAGATCCATGCCCTACTACGACTTCTTAAATACGCCTTATTGGAAAGCGATAGCGGATCATACTAAATATAAAGCCGGCTATAGATGCCAACTTTGCAACAGCAATCATAAGTTGGCTACCCATCACAGGAATTACAGAATCCACGGATTTGAGCATGCTAACATGCAGGAATTAATAGTAATTTGCGAGCGTTGCCATAACAAATTTCATGACCGATTGCCAAAAGCGAAACCCGATTTGGAACTGCATCGCAGAAATTCCAAAATCCACCATTACGAATTGACTCCTGCCCCAAAATCAACGGCTATTAGGAAAATTAGCCAAAGCAAATTTCATTTTCGACTGCTCAAAAAAAAAATTTTTAAGATTATTATTATTTTAATGATTTCATTTGTCATTTTCGCGAGTTTACTTTCTTCGAATAACTCTGCTTTGGAGAAAATTACACCTGCAAAACCTATAGATTATAAAGAATTTGTTTTTTCAAAATTAAATGAAACCGGAAAAAGCTCATCATTAAATCAAGAGAATAAGGAAAGTAAAGCTGTCGACAATCTTCTGGCAGCACAACAATTCGCTATCAGTATTCGGTCCAAAAAAGACGGCTTTCCTTATCTTGCAGAAGCTTTAAGAAAATTTGGAATCACAAGAAACATTTGGAATCTCCCTTCATGTAAAAATATTTATTTAACCAAATATGGTTCTGTTGTATGTCAGGGAACCCCTATTGATATAACAACGGTTAATATTCCCCCTTTTAATAGAGAGGCTCTTATAAAAGTCATAGGAAATGACCAAGCCATTCAAAGGACTTTTCCGGAATTCTTAAAAGCTTTGTGGGAGGCAGGGGTTGTAAGGTACGAGGTAGATTTTGAAAAGCGCAAAGTCACTTATTATGGACTTTCCGATCAAATCTATTCAGTTACCTATCCGGCTGTAGAGATAAACTCAGACTGAAACTGAACCTTGGTTTACTTTAGAGTTCTCTATTTGATAGATTATTAACTATTTCAGCCACCTAATTTGAACCGAACACGATTCTTCGATACAGCGAGAGCTGTCAGAACCTGATTGAATTGCGGCGCAACCTTCTTGTTAACTCTCCAATTTTTCAATTTTGTTTTAACCCTACATGCCGGGGGCTAATTTTTTTAAAAGAAAGTCCTCCAAGCTTTGGAGGCATTCATTTTTATCGGTTTGCTTTAAGAGAGAAACGTGAATATCAGGCAGTGAAGGAAGAAAATCTTCCTGGATGACTTCTAAGGTGTCCGGAATCATTGTTCTTGGCAAGACTGTGATTCCCATACCCGCATTAACGGCGGCAATAACTCCTGCATAACTTGGGCTTATAAATACTATTTTCCACCTAATTCCATTCTGTTCGAGCGATTGAAGAGCGCTTGCTCTATAAACGCAAGGCTCCGGTGAAAGTACAAGCGGTACCGGATTATTTTTATCTGAAGACAGCCGATAATCGTTTTTGCCTATCCACTCCAAAGGTTCAGACCAAACCTCAACCCCGTTTGGAAAATCTTCAGGACGACTCATTTTAACCAAAACCATATCAAAAGCGCCTTTCTTAAAGCGGTCAAATAGATT harbors:
- a CDS encoding DUF1398 family protein, which produces MINKVSPPILVENSQKRVLDNTIYYLEHYLKPDRKWGKNTTPKQRIDLIRNADVNWQTVCCHIRSMPYYDFLNTPYWKAIADHTKYKAGYRCQLCNSNHKLATHHRNYRIHGFEHANMQELIVICERCHNKFHDRLPKAKPDLELHRRNSKIHHYELTPAPKSTAIRKISQSKFHFRLLKKKIFKIIIILMISFVIFASLLSSNNSALEKITPAKPIDYKEFVFSKLNETGKSSSLNQENKESKAVDNLLAAQQFAISIRSKKDGFPYLAEALRKFGITRNIWNLPSCKNIYLTKYGSVVCQGTPIDITTVNIPPFNREALIKVIGNDQAIQRTFPEFLKALWEAGVVRYEVDFEKRKVTYYGLSDQIYSVTYPAVEINSD
- a CDS encoding LysR substrate-binding domain-containing protein, which encodes MNEFTLRCFLAVAETGSFTRAAQMVNRTQSAITQQMSSLEKSLGKRLFDRGKQIRLTKDGEIFLPYANKIFALHLEVLDRFKHPELEGEIRFGLPEDFAAMFLSDVLTDFSRLHPRILLNVECDLTLNLFDRFKKGAFDMVLVKMSRPEDFPNGVEVWSEPLEWIGKNDYRLSSDKNNPVPLVLSPEPCVYRASALQSLEQNGIRWKIVFISPSYAGVIAAVNAGMGITVLPRTMIPDTLEVIQEDFLPSLPDIHVSLLKQTDKNECLQSLEDFLLKKLAPGM